Within Pseudomonadota bacterium, the genomic segment CGGTGGCCTCGATGCTGGAAGAGCACGCCGCGCGCGGCGGGCTGGTTATCTTCACGAGCCATCACTCCACCGACATCACAATCAGCCGCGCTTTACACCTAGAGGATCAGCGGGAATGGAACGGGGACTAGTGCACGCTTGCGTCTGGATCGTCAAGCGCGATTTGCTCTTATTCTGGCGGCACCGCGCCGAGGCCGCCAATCCCGTTCTGTTCTTTTTTGTGATCGCGCTCATTTTTCCGCTCGGTCTGGGGCCGGAACCGCAAATGCTCCAGTCGGTGGGCCCCGGCGTGATCTGGATCGCGGCCTTGCTCGCGACGCTCCTGTCCCTCGAAGCCGTCTTTCGCTCGGACCTCGAGGATGGGAGTCTCGAACAGTTGTTGCTGAGCCCGCATCCGCTGACGCTCCTGGTGATGGCGAAGATACTTTCGCATTGGCTGACGGCCGGCTTGCCTTTATTGCTGCTCGCCCCGATCTTGGGACTGCAATTCGGGATCGCTGGGTACACGCTCGGCGTGTTGTTGCTTACGTTGCTACTCGGCACGCCCGCGCTCAGCCTTATGGGCGCGATTGGCGTGGCGCTGACGGCGGGTTTGCGCGCCGCCGGGATCCTGGCGACGCTGCTGCTCTTACCCCTTTATGTGCCAATCTTGATTTTCGCGACCGGTGCGACCGCCGCCGCGAACCGCGGCTTAGCCTGGGGGCCGCAACTTTATATGCTGGGCGCCCTGCTGATGCTCGCCATCACGCTGGCGCCGCTGGCCGCGGCCGCCGCGCTGCGGATCCGCCATAGCTGAAATATGCAGCAATTACTCGCTCCGAAAAACTTCTATCGCTGGTCCGGCCGTTGGCTACCGCCCGTCGCCTGGGGCACGGGCCTCTGTATGCTCACGGGTCTCTATTGGGGCCTCGTCATCGCTCCGCCGGACTATCAGCAGGGCGACAGCTACCG encodes:
- the ccmB gene encoding heme exporter protein CcmB → MERGLVHACVWIVKRDLLLFWRHRAEAANPVLFFFVIALIFPLGLGPEPQMLQSVGPGVIWIAALLATLLSLEAVFRSDLEDGSLEQLLLSPHPLTLLVMAKILSHWLTAGLPLLLLAPILGLQFGIAGYTLGVLLLTLLLGTPALSLMGAIGVALTAGLRAAGILATLLLLPLYVPILIFATGATAAANRGLAWGPQLYMLGALLMLAITLAPLAAAAALRIRHS